A segment of the Knoellia sp. p5-6-4 genome:
GTCGCTGGCCCTGCTCAGCGATGCCGGCCACATGGCCGCCGACGTCGTCGCGCTGGGCGCAGCCCTGGTGGCGACCCGCATCGCCACGCGTGAGGACACGACGGGCCGGCGCACCTTCGGCTCCTACCGCGCCGAGGTCTTCGCCTCGGGACTGGCCGTCCTCCTCATGCTCGGCGTCTCGGCCTACATCGCGCTCGAGGCCGTCGGGCGGATCGGGTCGAGCCCGGAGGTCGCCGCGGGGCCGATGCTGCTCGTGGGCGCCCTCGGCCTGGTCGTCAACATCGTCGCGCTCCTGCTGCTGCGCGGCGGCGCGCAGGAGAGCCTCAACGTCAAGGGCGCCTACCTCGAGGTGGTGGCCGACACGCTCGGCTCGGTGGGTGTGATCGTGGCCGGCACGCTCGTCGCGGTCACCGGAGACGTGTGGTGGGACACCAGCATCGCCCTGGCCATCGCGGTCTTCGTCGCGGTGCGCGCGGTGGTGCTCGGCCGTGAGGTGCTCGCGGTGCTCGGGCAGCACGCGCCCAGTGGGATGCACCCCGACGAGGTGGCTGGTGAGCTGCAGCGCATCCCCGGGGTGGTCGACGTCCACGACCTGCACGTGTGGACCCTGACCTCGGGCATGAATGTCGCCACCGCGCACCTGATGACCGACCGGGAGGCCGACGCGCACGCCGTGCTCGACCAGGCCAGCCAGATGATGAAGGTGAGGTTCGGCGTCGAGCACGCCACCTTGCAGGTCGAGCCCGACACCCACACCGGGTGCAAGGAGGTGGCCTGGTGAGCGCCGGGTCGCCGCAGCTCCGGGCGGGCGAGCCTCAGGCGGCGCCTCCCTGCACCGGTATGCCGGCCAGGCGCCACTCCAGGATGCCCTCGTCGGCCCGCCTCGCGTGCCGGCCGTGGGCCGCGAGGAGGCG
Coding sequences within it:
- a CDS encoding cation diffusion facilitator family transporter encodes the protein MRSDDTVSSLGHGHGQGHGHGHAGATHRWRLRLAFGLVAGFFVVELVAGLLSGSLALLSDAGHMAADVVALGAALVATRIATREDTTGRRTFGSYRAEVFASGLAVLLMLGVSAYIALEAVGRIGSSPEVAAGPMLLVGALGLVVNIVALLLLRGGAQESLNVKGAYLEVVADTLGSVGVIVAGTLVAVTGDVWWDTSIALAIAVFVAVRAVVLGREVLAVLGQHAPSGMHPDEVAGELQRIPGVVDVHDLHVWTLTSGMNVATAHLMTDREADAHAVLDQASQMMKVRFGVEHATLQVEPDTHTGCKEVAW